The following proteins come from a genomic window of Mariniflexile sp. TRM1-10:
- a CDS encoding DUF3127 domain-containing protein: MEVQGRIKMVGETQTFGGNGFRKREIVVTTEEQYPQHIMVEFVQDKCDLLNSYKEGQQVKISINLRGREWVNPQGETKYFNSIQGWRIEALQAASSDGSLPPVPPTDAFEPAGNLNEDDHDDLPF, translated from the coding sequence ATGGAAGTTCAAGGAAGAATTAAAATGGTAGGAGAAACTCAAACTTTTGGAGGTAATGGGTTTAGAAAACGAGAAATTGTAGTTACTACGGAAGAGCAGTATCCACAACACATTATGGTGGAGTTTGTGCAAGATAAATGCGATTTACTTAACAGTTATAAAGAAGGACAACAAGTAAAAATAAGCATCAATTTACGTGGAAGGGAATGGGTAAACCCACAAGGTGAAACCAAATATTTCAACTCCATTCAAGGTTGGAGAATTGAAGCGTTACAAGCAGCAAGTTCTGATGGTAGTTTGCCACCGGTACCGCCTACGGATGCTTTTGAGCCAGCAGGCAATTTAAACGAAGACGATCACGACGATTTACCGTTTTAA
- a CDS encoding flavin reductase family protein — protein MLSIDPKTLSTSKLHGYLLSAVAPRPIAFASTVDVDGRANLSPFSFFNVFSANPPILIFSPSRRVRDNTVKHTLKNVLVTREVVINVVSFDMVHQTSLSSTEYPEGVNEFEKAGFTMLKSDIVKPFRVAESPVQIECKVNDIIELGIEGGAGNLVICEVVKLHIDEDVLNEDGSINQEKLDLVARAGGSYYSRAKKGFFEIPKPLTTLGIGIDNFPEDVKNSMVLTGNDLGMLGNVESLPTEAEVDDFIKDISERYPKIKTKTYRQKHKLARNYLSFGDVESAWKILLS, from the coding sequence ATGCTTTCAATAGATCCGAAAACCTTATCAACCAGTAAATTGCATGGGTATTTGTTAAGTGCCGTGGCACCAAGACCTATTGCTTTTGCGAGTACTGTTGATGTTGATGGACGTGCCAATTTATCGCCATTTAGCTTTTTTAATGTGTTTAGTGCGAATCCGCCCATATTGATTTTTTCGCCATCACGTCGTGTAAGAGATAATACTGTTAAGCATACGCTTAAAAACGTATTGGTGACAAGGGAAGTGGTTATTAATGTGGTGAGTTTTGATATGGTTCATCAAACATCGTTAAGTAGCACCGAGTATCCCGAAGGGGTTAACGAGTTTGAAAAGGCAGGTTTTACCATGTTGAAATCTGATATAGTAAAACCATTTCGTGTCGCAGAATCGCCCGTACAGATAGAGTGTAAGGTGAACGATATCATAGAATTGGGAATTGAAGGTGGGGCAGGAAATTTAGTTATTTGTGAAGTGGTAAAGCTTCATATTGATGAAGATGTTTTGAATGAAGACGGCTCCATAAACCAAGAAAAATTAGATTTGGTAGCTAGAGCAGGAGGTAGTTACTACAGTCGCGCAAAGAAGGGCTTTTTTGAAATACCAAAACCCTTAACCACATTAGGTATTGGGATTGATAATTTTCCTGAAGACGTTAAAAATAGCATGGTGCTAACAGGAAACGATTTAGGGATGTTGGGCAACGTAGAAAGCTTGCCAACCGAAGCCGAAGTTGATGATTTTATTAAAGATATCAGTGAAAGATATCCAAAGATAAAAACCAAAACATACAGACAAAAACATAAACTGGCACGTAACTATTTAAGTTTTGGGGATGTTGAAAGTGCTTGGAAAATATTGTTATCTTAA
- a CDS encoding sensor histidine kinase: MIFTKYSNTLRWLIIIASFAIVSLILWKTYEFFQHFKEEERTKMENWSFAQSDIINSDNDANLNLSLKIITSNKTTPMLVIREDGSLDTYNNIDETKIKDSSYVKKLILKFKQENPPILVKPNNSTIYYGNSELLNKLKYYPLALLLIVFLFGAVIFFFYRSNKNATQNKLWSGMAKETAHQIGTPLSSLIGWAEILKTENTNPDYIVEIEKDIDRLQTITERFSKIGSVPTLEVADIIKETIDSYDYLKARSSNLIEFDLKIPEGDILVNLNKQLYSWCIENLVKNAIDAMKGRGKITIEISQLENTIMVTVTDTGKGLSKKDFNRIFEPGFTTKKRGWGLGLSLTRRIIEDFHDGKIKVLQSEKGKGTTFQITLKRA, encoded by the coding sequence ATGATTTTTACAAAATACAGCAACACATTACGTTGGTTAATCATAATAGCTTCGTTTGCTATTGTTTCTCTTATTTTATGGAAAACCTATGAGTTTTTCCAGCATTTTAAAGAAGAAGAGCGTACCAAAATGGAAAATTGGTCGTTTGCGCAAAGTGACATTATAAATTCTGATAATGACGCAAATTTAAATCTATCACTAAAAATCATAACCAGCAATAAAACCACTCCCATGTTGGTTATTCGTGAAGATGGAAGTTTGGACACATACAATAATATAGATGAAACTAAAATTAAAGATTCTTCATATGTAAAAAAGCTAATTTTAAAGTTTAAGCAGGAAAATCCCCCAATTCTAGTGAAACCCAATAACAGCACTATTTATTATGGGAATTCCGAATTGCTGAACAAACTAAAATATTACCCGCTGGCCTTGTTGCTTATTGTATTTCTTTTTGGTGCGGTTATTTTCTTTTTTTACCGAAGCAATAAAAATGCGACCCAAAACAAGCTGTGGTCTGGTATGGCAAAGGAAACAGCGCATCAAATAGGCACACCACTATCTTCTTTAATTGGTTGGGCCGAAATTTTAAAAACCGAAAACACAAACCCCGATTATATTGTTGAAATTGAAAAAGATATTGACAGATTACAAACTATTACCGAACGTTTTAGTAAAATAGGATCCGTACCCACATTAGAGGTCGCCGATATAATAAAAGAAACCATCGATTCTTATGATTATTTAAAAGCCAGATCTTCAAACCTTATTGAATTTGACCTTAAAATACCGGAAGGTGACATTCTAGTAAATTTAAACAAGCAACTGTACAGTTGGTGTATAGAAAACCTAGTAAAAAATGCCATTGACGCCATGAAAGGTCGTGGCAAAATTACCATTGAGATTTCACAATTGGAAAACACCATTATGGTCACTGTAACCGATACTGGCAAAGGGCTCTCAAAAAAAGATTTCAATAGAATATTCGAACCTGGATTTACTACTAAAAAACGTGGTTGGGGATTGGGATTATCGCTTACCAGACGTATTATTGAAGATTTTCATGATGGCAAAATAAAGGTTTTACAATCAGAAAAAGGCAAAGGAACCACATTTCAAATAACACTTAAACGTGCATAA
- a CDS encoding HIT family protein: MASIFTKIVNGEIPCYKIAETDEFLAFLDVNPNSKGHTLCITKKEVDKIFDLDEATYTGLMQFSRRVAIAIEKAIPCKRVGVTVIGLEVPHVHVHLIPLHTMEDARFIQKTKLSHEEFQEVANSIKAEL, encoded by the coding sequence ATGGCTTCAATTTTCACTAAAATAGTTAATGGCGAGATACCTTGCTATAAGATTGCCGAAACAGACGAATTCTTAGCATTTTTAGATGTTAATCCAAACAGTAAAGGGCACACGTTGTGCATAACTAAAAAGGAGGTTGATAAGATTTTCGATTTAGACGAAGCTACTTATACAGGTTTAATGCAGTTTTCAAGACGTGTTGCCATAGCCATAGAAAAAGCCATTCCTTGCAAACGTGTAGGTGTTACAGTTATTGGATTGGAAGTGCCTCATGTCCATGTGCATTTAATTCCGTTGCATACTATGGAAGATGCGCGTTTTATTCAAAAAACTAAATTATCTCACGAGGAGTTCCAAGAAGTAGCAAATAGTATTAAAGCGGAATTATAA
- the greA gene encoding transcription elongation factor GreA, with protein sequence MSKVSYYTPEGLKKLRDELKQLKDVERVKASKAIAEARDKGDLSENAEYDAAKEAQGMLEMRISKLEDALAGARIIDESQLDNSKILVLSKVKIRNQTNGMEMNYTLVADGEADLASGKISVNSPIGKGLLGKSVGDVAEIQVPNGVMKFDIIEISR encoded by the coding sequence ATGAGTAAAGTATCATACTATACACCAGAAGGGTTAAAAAAATTAAGAGACGAACTTAAGCAATTAAAAGATGTGGAACGTGTAAAAGCATCTAAAGCCATTGCAGAAGCTAGAGATAAGGGCGATTTAAGTGAGAATGCCGAATACGATGCCGCTAAAGAAGCACAGGGAATGTTAGAAATGCGTATTTCTAAATTAGAAGATGCTTTGGCAGGTGCGCGTATTATTGATGAGTCGCAATTAGATAATTCTAAAATATTAGTGCTATCTAAAGTGAAGATAAGAAACCAAACCAATGGTATGGAAATGAACTATACATTGGTTGCCGATGGTGAAGCAGATTTGGCTTCGGGTAAAATATCTGTTAATTCGCCTATCGGAAAAGGGTTATTGGGAAAATCTGTTGGCGATGTAGCCGAAATACAAGTGCCAAATGGCGTGATGAAATTTGATATTATCGAAATTTCAAGATAA
- a CDS encoding TonB-dependent receptor has product MKSTILKLSSKSYNYFLRRFSFDFLNKISETKNMFLFLAVFVLSVSVTAQDNQVQQDSTKTERLDEVLVNAVRVNATSPITHSNITKKELEKRNLGQDIPTLLNYLPSVVTTSDAGAGIGYSGIRIRGVGGESTNVTINGIPYNDAESLGTFWVNLQDLSSSVESIQVQRGVGTSTNGSAAFGASINILTDAISDDASASISNSYGSFNSLKHNVKFSTGLINDHVEISGRLSKITSDGFIDRASSDLKSYFLQGAYKDDNTLIKALVFGGHEKTYQAWYGVDVYTIDTNRTYNVAGTIMDNDGNMTGFYDNQVDDYKQDHYQLHWNERFNNQWSLNVGLNYTKGYGFYEEYVDNYYYTNVYGSDDSKFSFLGLNPITVDGNTVASMDYIRRKALDNNFYVANASLNYKNSKLNVITGGSFNLYEGDHIGTVIWAEYAASIGNDYRYYFGQSRKRDASAFSKATYKINEKFSAYADVQYRYVDYKTTGIDSKRSLFEIDKHYNFFNPKVGISVDLNASNNLYASYARANREPSRTDFENNTEVRPEQLNDFELGYRYHADKIKFNANAYFMQYNDQLVLTGALDDVGNPIRANAGKSYRVGVELDGVVAFSKQVSLQANATVSRNRNLNKNQFLNGTPLGETDIAYSPNFVSSTAINYMPINNMQVSLINKYVGKQLLNNIQDEDSSLKAYSILDFNASYEFKTKAIFKAILVNGLINNITGVKYNSNGADYGGGYYVYYPQATTNFLAGVTFKF; this is encoded by the coding sequence ATGAAATCTACTATTCTTAAACTTTCTTCAAAAAGTTATAATTACTTTTTAAGGAGATTTAGTTTCGACTTTCTAAATAAAATCAGCGAAACTAAAAACATGTTTCTTTTTTTAGCAGTATTCGTGTTATCAGTCAGTGTTACTGCACAAGACAATCAAGTTCAGCAAGATTCAACAAAAACAGAAAGATTAGACGAAGTTTTAGTAAATGCTGTTCGTGTAAATGCCACATCGCCTATTACACACTCAAACATCACCAAAAAAGAGTTGGAGAAACGTAATTTGGGTCAAGACATTCCAACGCTTTTAAATTATTTGCCATCAGTAGTTACAACTAGTGATGCAGGTGCTGGTATAGGATATAGTGGCATTAGAATTCGAGGTGTTGGTGGAGAGTCAACCAACGTAACAATTAATGGAATCCCTTATAATGATGCCGAAAGTTTAGGGACTTTTTGGGTGAATTTACAAGATTTATCATCGTCGGTAGAAAGTATTCAAGTACAACGTGGTGTTGGAACATCAACCAATGGTTCGGCCGCTTTTGGTGCCAGTATTAATATTTTAACAGATGCTATTAGCGACGATGCATCTGCCTCTATATCTAATAGCTATGGTAGTTTTAATAGCTTAAAGCATAATGTAAAGTTTAGTACAGGCTTGATAAACGACCACGTTGAAATTTCTGGACGTTTGTCTAAAATTACATCAGACGGATTTATAGACCGAGCCAGTTCAGATTTAAAATCATATTTTTTACAAGGCGCTTATAAAGACGATAATACCTTAATTAAAGCGCTTGTTTTTGGTGGTCATGAAAAAACATATCAAGCGTGGTATGGTGTAGATGTATATACTATAGACACAAATAGAACTTATAATGTGGCAGGAACTATCATGGATAATGATGGTAATATGACTGGGTTTTATGATAATCAAGTAGACGATTACAAACAAGATCATTATCAGTTACACTGGAATGAACGTTTTAACAACCAATGGTCTTTAAATGTGGGGTTGAATTACACCAAAGGATATGGTTTTTATGAAGAATATGTGGACAATTATTATTATACAAATGTATATGGTTCAGACGATTCCAAATTTTCATTTTTAGGTCTTAACCCTATAACGGTAGACGGAAATACCGTTGCTAGTATGGACTATATTCGTAGAAAAGCACTAGATAATAATTTCTATGTGGCAAATGCCAGTCTAAATTATAAAAACAGCAAATTAAATGTTATTACAGGTGGTTCTTTTAATTTATATGAAGGTGACCATATAGGAACTGTCATTTGGGCAGAATATGCAGCAAGTATTGGAAACGATTATCGTTATTACTTTGGGCAATCACGAAAAAGGGATGCAAGTGCATTTTCTAAAGCAACCTATAAAATAAACGAAAAGTTTAGTGCTTATGCAGATGTGCAATACAGATATGTCGATTATAAAACAACGGGAATTGATTCCAAACGTTCGTTATTTGAGATAGATAAACATTATAACTTTTTTAATCCTAAGGTAGGAATAAGCGTTGACCTGAATGCATCAAATAACTTATATGCCTCTTATGCTAGAGCGAATAGAGAACCTAGTAGAACAGATTTTGAAAACAATACAGAAGTAAGGCCAGAGCAACTTAATGATTTTGAATTAGGCTATAGATATCATGCTGATAAAATAAAGTTTAATGCCAATGCTTACTTTATGCAATATAACGATCAGTTAGTGTTAACAGGGGCTTTAGATGACGTCGGGAACCCCATTAGAGCCAATGCAGGTAAAAGCTATAGAGTTGGTGTTGAGTTAGATGGTGTTGTTGCATTTTCTAAACAGGTTTCATTACAAGCTAATGCTACTGTAAGCAGAAATAGAAACTTAAACAAAAATCAGTTTTTAAACGGAACGCCTTTAGGCGAAACCGATATTGCTTATTCACCTAATTTTGTGTCGAGTACTGCAATTAATTATATGCCAATAAATAATATGCAAGTCTCTCTTATTAATAAATATGTAGGGAAACAGTTGTTAAACAATATTCAAGATGAAGATTCCAGTTTAAAGGCATATAGCATATTAGATTTTAATGCTAGTTACGAATTTAAGACAAAAGCTATTTTTAAAGCTATTTTAGTTAATGGTCTTATAAATAACATTACAGGAGTAAAATACAATTCAAATGGTGCCGATTATGGCGGTGGTTACTACGTGTACTACCCGCAAGCAACTACCAACTTTTTAGCAGGTGTTACTTTTAAATTTTAA
- the arfB gene encoding alternative ribosome rescue aminoacyl-tRNA hydrolase ArfB, with protein MVNEDALLQELTFKAVRSSGAGGQHVNKVSSKVELIFNLTESSVFNEEQRERLISKLQSRLTKEGILMLQCDESRSQHKNKELVIKRFFELIENSLIIPKKRIPTKIPRAVIKKRLKSKRKLSDKKVNRQKPDID; from the coding sequence ATGGTTAACGAAGATGCCTTGTTGCAAGAATTGACTTTTAAAGCCGTAAGAAGTTCGGGTGCTGGCGGTCAACACGTTAATAAGGTGTCATCAAAGGTTGAATTGATTTTTAATTTAACTGAATCTTCAGTTTTTAATGAAGAACAAAGGGAACGACTCATAAGCAAGCTTCAAAGCAGATTAACAAAAGAAGGTATTTTAATGCTGCAATGTGATGAAAGTAGAAGTCAGCATAAAAACAAAGAGCTCGTAATAAAACGTTTTTTTGAACTTATAGAAAATAGTTTAATCATTCCCAAAAAACGAATTCCAACAAAAATACCAAGAGCTGTTATAAAGAAGCGTTTAAAAAGCAAACGAAAACTGTCCGACAAAAAGGTAAATAGGCAAAAACCAGACATCGATTAA
- a CDS encoding DUF4301 family protein, with protein MFSDKDIQQIISHGLTVEKVSNQIEIIKSGMIYSNLVEAATIGNGILRIDAEKQQDYIDRFESNRNQLSIVKFVPASGAATRMFKFLFQFLDNYKSEDPIELYAQKNNAVSVFLSGLEKFPFYETVREKLVQTTPNFNSLTFGEQCVLFVKMMLDTDQLNYSFYPKGLLPFHKYKNDVSTAFKEHLIEATIYASSNNQANLHFTISEAHKAMFEKELKLVKESLETETNTKFNVSFSYQDKSTDTIAITSSDKLYRTEDDKLLFRPSGHGALIENLNTLDFDFIFIKNIDNIVVLEQNIEVSNYKKMLAGILLQIQTQTFKYLNKLEDDEISEDEVNNIELFVINRINVEIEEAYTAYTLKEKRDYLHHKLNRPIRVCGMVKNEGEPGGGPFWVKDSNGAVSLQIVEFAQIDIENQSQKSIVDNATHFNPTDLVCAVKDYKGNKFDLTKYVDPDAAFITLKSQNGVDIKALELPGLWNGSMSHWNSIFVEIPVSTFNPVKTVNDLLKPAHQV; from the coding sequence ATGTTTTCAGATAAAGATATACAACAAATAATAAGTCACGGACTAACGGTTGAAAAAGTGAGCAACCAAATAGAGATTATTAAATCTGGTATGATTTATTCCAATTTAGTTGAAGCAGCTACTATAGGAAATGGCATTTTAAGAATTGATGCTGAAAAGCAACAAGACTATATAGATAGGTTCGAAAGCAACCGTAACCAATTGTCTATCGTTAAGTTTGTGCCAGCTTCTGGTGCTGCTACACGCATGTTCAAATTCTTGTTTCAGTTTTTAGATAACTACAAATCAGAAGATCCTATTGAATTATATGCTCAAAAAAACAACGCTGTTTCTGTGTTTTTAAGTGGGTTGGAAAAGTTTCCTTTTTACGAAACAGTAAGAGAGAAATTAGTTCAAACAACGCCTAATTTTAATAGCTTAACATTTGGGGAACAATGTGTTCTGTTTGTGAAAATGATGTTGGATACCGATCAGTTGAATTACAGCTTTTATCCCAAAGGCCTGTTGCCGTTTCATAAATATAAAAATGATGTTTCAACGGCGTTTAAAGAACATTTAATAGAAGCTACCATATATGCTTCATCAAATAACCAAGCGAATTTACACTTTACAATTTCTGAAGCGCATAAAGCGATGTTTGAAAAGGAATTGAAACTCGTTAAAGAGTCTCTTGAAACAGAAACCAATACCAAATTCAATGTGTCATTCTCGTATCAAGACAAATCTACTGATACGATTGCTATAACATCCAGTGATAAACTTTATAGAACAGAAGACGATAAACTGCTGTTCAGACCATCGGGGCATGGCGCCTTAATAGAAAATCTTAATACGCTCGATTTCGATTTTATTTTCATTAAAAATATCGATAACATTGTTGTTTTAGAGCAAAATATAGAGGTTTCCAATTATAAAAAAATGTTGGCAGGCATCCTTCTTCAAATACAAACCCAAACTTTTAAGTATTTAAATAAATTGGAAGATGATGAGATTTCGGAAGATGAAGTTAATAACATCGAATTATTTGTAATTAACCGAATTAATGTAGAGATAGAAGAAGCTTATACTGCGTATACACTAAAAGAAAAAAGAGACTACTTGCACCATAAGCTTAACAGACCCATTAGAGTATGTGGGATGGTTAAAAATGAAGGGGAACCAGGAGGTGGTCCTTTTTGGGTGAAAGACAGTAATGGAGCTGTTTCTTTGCAAATAGTCGAGTTTGCCCAAATTGATATTGAAAATCAATCCCAAAAAAGTATTGTAGATAATGCAACACATTTCAATCCAACAGATTTGGTTTGCGCTGTGAAAGACTATAAAGGAAACAAATTCGATTTAACTAAATATGTAGATCCAGATGCTGCTTTTATAACCTTGAAATCTCAAAACGGGGTAGATATTAAAGCCTTAGAACTTCCTGGATTGTGGAATGGCAGTATGTCACATTGGAATTCTATTTTTGTTGAAATTCCAGTATCGACTTTCAACCCTGTAAAAACGGTAAACGATTTATTAAAACCTGCACATCAAGTTTAA